One window of Vibrio sinaloensis genomic DNA carries:
- the fadI gene encoding acetyl-CoA C-acyltransferase FadI has protein sequence MGKQEVKTRSGERVAIVAGLRTPFARQSTEFSQVPAVDLGKMVVSDMLARTEIDPKLIEQVVFGQVVQMPEAPNIAREIVLGTGMHIHTDAYSVTRACATSFQSAVNVAESIMAGTIDIGIAGGADSSSVLPIGVSKKLAANLLALSKTKTVGQKLSILKTLSFKDLMPVPPAVAEYSTGLSMGQTAEQMAKSHGITRQAQDELAHRSHTLAAQAWNEGKIEGEVMTAFPEPYKQWISKDNNIREDSTIEGYAKLRPAFDRQYGSVTAANSTPLTDGAAAIMLMREGKAKELGLEIMGYIRSYAFSAIGVETDMLMGPSYATPMALDRAGISLSDLTLIDMHEAFAAQALSNVKMFASDKFAQEKLGRSKAIGEIDMDKFNVLGGSIAYGHPFAATGARMITQTLRELKRRGGGLALNTACAAGGLGAAMVLEVE, from the coding sequence ATGGGCAAGCAGGAAGTGAAAACTCGCTCAGGAGAACGTGTCGCGATTGTCGCTGGTTTGCGGACGCCGTTTGCACGTCAAAGTACAGAATTTAGCCAAGTTCCCGCTGTCGATCTCGGCAAAATGGTGGTGAGTGATATGCTCGCTCGCACCGAAATCGATCCTAAATTGATTGAGCAAGTGGTGTTTGGTCAGGTTGTGCAAATGCCGGAAGCGCCAAACATTGCTCGTGAGATTGTACTCGGTACAGGTATGCACATTCATACCGATGCTTACAGTGTGACACGAGCTTGTGCCACCAGTTTTCAGTCGGCGGTGAATGTTGCAGAAAGCATCATGGCCGGGACGATTGATATTGGTATCGCAGGTGGTGCCGATTCTTCTTCTGTATTGCCTATTGGGGTTTCGAAAAAGTTAGCGGCCAACTTACTGGCTCTGAGTAAAACCAAAACCGTTGGTCAAAAACTCAGCATCCTCAAAACCCTCTCTTTCAAAGATTTGATGCCAGTTCCGCCTGCCGTTGCGGAGTACTCAACCGGATTGTCTATGGGCCAAACCGCTGAACAGATGGCGAAGTCTCACGGGATCACGCGTCAAGCTCAGGACGAACTGGCGCACCGCTCACATACCCTTGCAGCGCAAGCATGGAATGAGGGCAAAATAGAAGGCGAAGTGATGACGGCTTTCCCAGAGCCTTACAAACAGTGGATCAGTAAAGACAACAATATCCGCGAAGATTCGACGATTGAGGGATACGCGAAGCTTCGCCCGGCCTTTGACCGTCAATACGGCAGCGTTACCGCAGCCAACAGTACCCCACTGACCGACGGTGCAGCGGCGATTATGCTCATGCGCGAAGGCAAAGCAAAAGAGCTTGGTTTAGAGATCATGGGTTACATTCGCTCCTACGCATTTTCGGCGATTGGCGTTGAGACAGACATGCTGATGGGGCCATCTTATGCCACGCCGATGGCATTGGATAGAGCCGGTATCTCGTTGTCGGACCTGACCTTAATCGATATGCATGAGGCGTTTGCAGCGCAAGCACTATCTAATGTGAAAATGTTTGCCAGCGACAAGTTCGCTCAGGAGAAACTGGGCCGCTCGAAAGCGATTGGTGAAATCGATATGGACAAGTTCAATGTGTTAGGTGGCTCGATTGCGTATGGTCACCCATTTGCTGCGACTGGGGCGCGAATGATCACCCAGACCTTGAGAGAGCTTAAGCGCCGAGGCGGTGGCTTGGCATTGAACACCGCTTGTGCAGCAGGTGGTTTGGGCGCGGCAATGGTATTGGAGGTTGAATAA